A portion of the Adhaeribacter radiodurans genome contains these proteins:
- a CDS encoding M28 family peptidase encodes MKVSGFIIFYFCIILTGTGLAQTFKPNKNVEQALQTIDPKNIEAHIRYLADDRLLGRLPGTSGYQIAMDYVVNQFKTAGVEPAGENGSFLQQVRLRKAFTNKGARFALSDANGKEEALRNGEDFILYPHFENAQVTLQAPLAFVGYGISAPELNYNDYAGLDVKGKVVVIRRGAPRSFPSSVAASSMSLNTILNTALKHGAIGVIISSPSNYLRELNGVNSVRFPDGKIAASGSYVSDKIKLLSLFNRKCFNQLLQNSGLDTSQTYTSLSAGKTASADLPNQIKVSYQNTYQDLDSYNIIGKITGSDAKLKNEYVLHTAHLDHMGISTPVKGDSIYNGAHDNASGVACLLEISKMYTQLKVKPKRSILIALVTGEEMGLLGSSYLAIKPIVPSKNLIANINTDMPTLIAPLLSVVALGAEHSSLYNPVKEAATYLNLAVEADPEPEQNRFVRSDQYSFVRQGIPALHIKYGNKTADGANNLNKIVQQWRETYYHKPQDDINGTFDFNAGKVYTQLNFLISYQVAQNSTRPTWNPDRYFSKNAAVSK; translated from the coding sequence ATGAAAGTATCAGGCTTTATTATTTTTTATTTCTGTATTATCCTCACAGGAACTGGCTTGGCTCAAACGTTTAAACCGAATAAAAATGTTGAACAGGCTTTGCAAACCATTGATCCCAAGAACATAGAAGCGCACATCAGATACTTAGCGGATGATCGTTTGCTTGGGCGCTTGCCGGGCACATCCGGTTACCAAATAGCTATGGATTACGTAGTTAATCAGTTTAAAACAGCCGGGGTAGAGCCAGCCGGTGAAAATGGAAGTTTCCTGCAACAAGTTAGGTTGCGAAAAGCTTTTACGAATAAAGGAGCCCGATTTGCTTTATCAGATGCAAATGGAAAAGAGGAAGCTCTCCGAAATGGCGAAGATTTTATACTGTACCCACATTTCGAAAATGCTCAGGTTACTTTACAAGCTCCCCTGGCTTTTGTGGGCTACGGCATTAGCGCTCCCGAATTAAACTACAACGATTATGCCGGTCTGGATGTAAAAGGTAAAGTTGTGGTTATTAGACGTGGGGCTCCGCGGAGTTTTCCTTCGAGCGTGGCTGCCAGCAGCATGAGCCTCAATACTATATTAAATACAGCGCTAAAACACGGAGCAATTGGAGTTATTATTAGCTCTCCCAGCAACTATTTACGCGAATTAAACGGGGTAAATAGCGTCCGTTTTCCGGATGGCAAAATTGCAGCTTCGGGCAGTTACGTATCTGATAAAATTAAATTACTGAGTTTATTTAATCGAAAATGCTTTAATCAATTGCTACAAAACAGTGGTTTAGATACCAGTCAAACTTATACTTCCTTATCGGCTGGCAAAACTGCTTCGGCAGACCTTCCGAACCAGATAAAAGTATCTTATCAAAACACGTATCAGGATTTAGATAGTTATAACATAATTGGTAAAATTACCGGCTCTGATGCAAAGCTTAAAAATGAGTACGTGCTGCACACCGCTCACTTAGATCACATGGGCATTAGTACTCCGGTAAAAGGCGATTCAATTTACAACGGCGCCCACGACAATGCTTCGGGAGTAGCTTGTTTGCTCGAAATTTCAAAAATGTACACCCAACTCAAAGTTAAGCCTAAACGATCTATTTTAATTGCTTTAGTAACCGGCGAAGAAATGGGATTACTGGGCTCTTCATACCTGGCTATAAAACCAATAGTACCAAGTAAAAATCTGATAGCTAACATCAATACCGACATGCCTACGCTTATTGCGCCTTTACTTTCGGTGGTAGCCTTAGGAGCCGAGCACTCCTCGTTGTATAATCCGGTAAAAGAAGCTGCTACCTATTTAAACTTAGCGGTTGAAGCAGATCCGGAACCCGAGCAAAACCGTTTTGTGCGCAGCGATCAGTACAGCTTCGTGCGGCAAGGTATACCCGCCCTGCACATTAAATACGGGAATAAAACTGCTGATGGAGCCAATAATTTAAATAAAATTGTGCAGCAATGGCGCGAAACCTATTATCACAAACCCCAGGACGATATTAACGGAACTTTTGATTTTAATGCGGGCAAAGTGTATACTCAACTCAACTTTTTGATAAGCTACCAGGTTGCCCAAAACTCTACCCGACCCACCTGGAACCCCGATAGGTATTTTTCCAAAAATGCTGCCGTTAGTAAATGA
- a CDS encoding winged helix-turn-helix domain-containing protein, with product MKELFSEKLSFRISGRLWVESEHDRFLGPGRVELMEKIMEFGSIAKAAAAMQMSYKKAWDLVTSMNTQAKQPFVLTQTGGKKGGGAIVTEEGKQAIQAYQNLQQRNLKPA from the coding sequence ATGAAAGAGCTATTTAGTGAAAAATTATCTTTTCGGATTAGCGGTCGTTTGTGGGTTGAAAGTGAACACGATCGTTTTTTAGGTCCTGGCCGGGTAGAGTTGATGGAAAAAATTATGGAATTTGGGTCTATTGCGAAAGCCGCAGCCGCCATGCAAATGTCCTATAAAAAAGCATGGGATTTAGTTACCTCTATGAATACGCAAGCCAAACAACCTTTTGTGCTTACTCAAACCGGCGGTAAGAAAGGAGGAGGAGCCATCGTTACCGAAGAAGGTAAACAAGCCATACAAGCCTACCAAAACTTACAACAACGCAATTTAAAACCTGCATAA
- a CDS encoding DUF6503 family protein, whose product MRHYQSYLSFLLLLIACQSSPNQTEMATDKVQEIIDKAIEVHGGKKFEKVNLAFDFRGRHYEAQRQAGSFTYTRSFTDSTGQVKDVLKNDSFTRTIDNQVKSLPEERIKAFTASINSVIYFALLPFGLNDPAVKKELLDTITIRQIPYYKIKVTFNQEGGGEDFQDEFLYYINQKSGTMDYFAYTYATEGGGIRFRQAINPREIGGIRFQDYINFEPVGKINFWQIEDLFNAGKLKEFSRIELKNIQVKEL is encoded by the coding sequence ATGCGCCACTACCAAAGCTACTTATCTTTTTTACTTTTACTAATTGCCTGTCAATCGAGCCCGAACCAAACGGAAATGGCCACTGACAAGGTACAGGAAATTATAGATAAGGCCATTGAAGTACACGGCGGTAAAAAATTCGAGAAGGTAAATTTAGCATTTGATTTCCGGGGCAGACATTATGAAGCCCAGCGTCAGGCGGGCAGTTTCACCTACACCCGTTCCTTTACTGACTCCACAGGTCAGGTAAAAGATGTTTTGAAAAACGATAGTTTCACCCGAACTATAGATAATCAGGTAAAAAGCTTACCGGAGGAACGAATAAAAGCATTTACAGCTTCGATAAATTCAGTAATTTATTTTGCCTTATTACCTTTTGGCTTGAACGATCCGGCTGTAAAAAAAGAATTATTAGATACTATTACTATTCGGCAAATTCCATATTATAAAATTAAAGTAACCTTTAACCAGGAAGGCGGCGGGGAAGATTTTCAGGATGAATTCCTGTATTACATTAACCAGAAATCCGGCACGATGGATTATTTTGCCTACACCTACGCTACCGAAGGCGGCGGCATTCGTTTCCGTCAGGCTATAAACCCACGCGAAATAGGTGGTATCCGTTTTCAGGATTATATAAACTTTGAACCCGTAGGAAAGATAAATTTTTGGCAAATTGAAGATTTATTTAATGCAGGTAAGCTAAAAGAATTCTCCCGAATTGAGTTAAAAAACATTCAAGTTAAAGAATTATAG
- a CDS encoding peptidase associated/transthyretin-like domain-containing protein: MVLFYCYFCSYFNSFSSQPQTLNSILGSVLDKTTPKPIPSATIQLKGAKLGNNTNSNDNFGLLRRAMLLCCTGTLKGSPQPN, translated from the coding sequence ATGGTTCTTTTTTACTGTTACTTTTGCTCTTATTTTAATTCCTTTTCGAGCCAACCGCAAACCTTAAATTCGATATTAGGTAGTGTGCTTGACAAAACTACCCCAAAGCCTATTCCATCTGCTACCATCCAACTAAAAGGAGCGAAATTAGGGAACAACACCAACTCGAACGATAATTTTGGCTTACTCCGTCGTGCCATGCTGCTTTGCTGCACCGGAACGCTAAAAGGCTCTCCACAGCCAAACTAA
- a CDS encoding DNA-formamidopyrimidine glycosylase family protein gives MPEGPQIIILKEQLEQYVGQEILEAKGTVKNIPVQNLKNQILTEIKTYGKVLLLCFPTFTIRIHLMLFGKYAINQELNRELRLGFTFETGEVNFYACDCRLISEHLNQVYDWSTDVMHPSFNQVKVLEKFYCHPERLICDALLDQKILAGVGNGIKNEVLFRTHIHPASLMGQVPEAALKNLIRTCVTFSKEYLSWKQEGTEKENWQVYQQRVCLRDQVPLRKEKIGKPVRSCYFCEKCQVLYSSCVF, from the coding sequence ATGCCTGAAGGCCCACAAATTATTATTCTGAAAGAACAACTTGAACAATATGTGGGGCAGGAAATATTAGAAGCCAAGGGTACCGTCAAGAATATTCCTGTACAAAATTTGAAAAATCAGATTTTAACGGAAATCAAAACTTATGGCAAAGTACTCTTATTGTGCTTTCCAACTTTTACTATTCGCATTCATTTAATGCTTTTTGGTAAATACGCTATTAACCAGGAACTAAACCGGGAGCTTCGGCTAGGATTTACGTTTGAAACCGGCGAAGTTAATTTTTATGCCTGCGATTGCCGCCTTATCTCGGAGCATTTAAATCAGGTTTACGACTGGAGCACCGATGTAATGCATCCTTCTTTTAACCAAGTTAAAGTTCTGGAAAAATTTTATTGCCACCCTGAACGCCTTATTTGTGATGCTCTCTTAGATCAAAAGATTTTAGCTGGAGTGGGTAACGGCATTAAAAATGAGGTTTTATTTCGTACGCACATTCATCCTGCCAGTTTGATGGGTCAAGTCCCGGAAGCTGCGTTAAAGAACTTAATTCGAACCTGTGTTACGTTTAGTAAGGAATACCTTTCGTGGAAACAAGAAGGCACTGAAAAAGAGAATTGGCAAGTTTATCAGCAACGGGTTTGCCTAAGGGATCAGGTTCCTTTACGCAAAGAAAAAATCGGGAAGCCGGTTCGGTCTTGTTATTTTTGTGAGAAATGTCAGGTTTTGTATTCTTCTTGCGTATTCTAA
- a CDS encoding sialidase family protein codes for MKLLSAILVLLLSTIITVFGQSAWQKEKEELIFQNVPFPQCHASTLVEVTLGKLLAAWFGGTHERHPDVGIWLAVQENGKWSKPTLMAEGIINDTLRYPCWNPVLFKAKEGKLFLFYKVGPSPSDWWGLVRTSMNNGQTWSAPERLPDGVLGPIKNKPVQLANGTILSPTSTETNDKWRVHLEKSTDLGKTWQIVPVDPATQLDVIQPSILFYPNNRLQILCRSKHDRVVEAWSKDNGQTWGPLTKTNLLNPNSGTDAVTLKNGLQLLVYNPTIRGSEWSKGRAKLSVAISKDGKQWKDIIILEDKPEGEFSYPAVIQTQDGKVHLTYTYDRKNIKHVILAEKK; via the coding sequence ATGAAGCTACTATCCGCCATTTTGGTTTTGCTGTTATCTACTATTATTACTGTTTTTGGGCAAAGTGCCTGGCAAAAAGAGAAAGAAGAACTTATTTTTCAAAATGTGCCTTTCCCGCAGTGTCACGCTTCTACCTTGGTTGAGGTTACCCTCGGTAAATTGCTGGCGGCCTGGTTTGGTGGTACCCACGAGCGGCACCCGGACGTAGGAATTTGGCTGGCAGTACAGGAAAACGGGAAATGGAGCAAACCTACTTTAATGGCTGAAGGAATTATAAACGACACCTTACGCTATCCTTGCTGGAACCCGGTATTGTTTAAAGCGAAAGAAGGGAAGCTATTTTTATTTTACAAGGTGGGTCCTTCGCCAAGCGATTGGTGGGGCTTGGTACGGACTTCTATGAATAATGGCCAAACCTGGTCTGCCCCGGAGCGGCTTCCCGATGGAGTTTTAGGCCCTATTAAGAACAAACCCGTTCAACTTGCCAACGGCACCATTTTGTCGCCTACCAGCACCGAAACTAATGATAAATGGCGCGTACACCTGGAAAAATCAACCGACTTAGGTAAAACCTGGCAAATCGTTCCGGTAGATCCGGCAACCCAATTAGATGTAATTCAGCCAAGTATTTTATTTTATCCGAATAATCGTTTACAAATTCTCTGCCGGAGTAAACACGATCGAGTTGTGGAAGCTTGGTCAAAAGATAACGGACAAACCTGGGGGCCACTTACTAAAACTAATTTACTAAATCCTAACTCCGGTACCGATGCCGTTACCTTAAAAAATGGCTTACAGTTATTGGTGTATAATCCTACTATTCGCGGCAGCGAGTGGTCAAAAGGTAGGGCCAAGTTAAGCGTAGCAATTTCTAAAGACGGCAAGCAATGGAAAGATATTATTATTTTAGAAGATAAACCGGAAGGTGAATTTAGCTACCCGGCGGTTATTCAAACCCAGGATGGCAAAGTACATCTTACCTATACCTACGACCGCAAAAACATCAAACACGTAATACTGGCGGAAAAAAAGTAA
- a CDS encoding dihydrofolate reductase family protein yields the protein MKPYVICHMLGSVDGRIKQDIWGFKDHHKYFEETAEKIEADAWLVGRVTMQEFSSKQRYELEPPQEDIPKEDFVANQPVKSFAVVIDPSGKCFWDSNMVSTEHVIEVLTEKVPNSYLKHLRSKNVSYIFGGKEELNLELVLNKLYDLFNIRTVRIDGGGQVNGSFLKAGLIDEFSLVLAPVADGTIGSPTVFEAEEGYGSRKATQFKIKSVNQIYEDFLWIRYEVVKDSNQER from the coding sequence ATGAAGCCTTATGTTATTTGTCACATGCTGGGATCGGTGGATGGTCGGATAAAACAGGATATTTGGGGATTTAAAGACCACCACAAGTATTTTGAAGAAACTGCCGAGAAAATAGAAGCAGACGCCTGGTTAGTTGGTCGGGTAACGATGCAGGAATTTTCGAGTAAACAACGGTATGAATTAGAACCGCCCCAAGAAGACATTCCCAAAGAAGACTTTGTGGCCAATCAGCCGGTTAAATCTTTTGCTGTAGTAATTGATCCCTCCGGAAAATGTTTCTGGGATTCCAATATGGTTTCTACGGAACATGTTATTGAAGTACTCACTGAAAAAGTACCAAATAGTTATCTTAAGCATCTTCGAAGCAAAAACGTATCTTATATTTTTGGTGGGAAAGAAGAACTAAATCTGGAATTAGTATTAAATAAATTATATGACCTTTTTAACATTCGTACGGTGCGCATTGATGGCGGCGGCCAGGTAAATGGTTCATTCCTAAAGGCAGGATTAATAGATGAATTCAGCTTGGTGTTGGCTCCCGTTGCTGACGGCACCATTGGCTCTCCTACCGTTTTCGAAGCAGAAGAAGGCTACGGCTCCCGGAAAGCAACTCAATTCAAAATAAAATCGGTAAACCAGATTTACGAAGACTTTCTATGGATTCGATATGAGGTGGTAAAAGATTCTAATCAGGAGAGGTAA
- a CDS encoding sodium:solute symporter: MKLPLLDLLVFLVYMVGIVLYGCSFYFRNKSADAFTVGSGNLPAWVVGLSIFATYVSSISFLALPGKAYQTNWNGFVFSLSIPIASYIAVRFFVPLYRGINSVSAYYYLETRFGAWARLYASACYLLTQLARMGSIMFLLALPMNALFDWNIPAIIIVTGIGVLVYSLMGGIQAVIWTDAIQAIILIAGALACALVLLYSMPEGPSQVFKIAAEQDKFSLGSLSSSLSDSTFWVILVYGLFINLQNFGIDQSYVQRYLTTKSEKDAKFSTWLGSLLYLPVSALFFFIGTALFAYYQAQPHLLPANLQEPSLSDRVFPYFIANGLPSGLTGLLIASIFAAGMSTISTSLNSSATIILTDYYQRYFQKNTNEKTSMWVLYLASLVMGILGVIVALAMLQVKSALDAWWALSSIFSGGMLGLFLLGYFSQKARNRDALLGVIAGVLVICWISLSPAYFRNDFWAPFKSTLHPNLAIVLGTTAIFLIGFFTAQIFNRKVNVNLKSR; encoded by the coding sequence ATGAAACTACCGCTACTTGACTTGCTGGTTTTCTTGGTTTATATGGTTGGTATTGTATTGTACGGCTGTTCTTTTTATTTCCGGAACAAATCCGCAGATGCTTTTACGGTGGGTAGTGGTAATTTGCCGGCCTGGGTGGTGGGGTTATCTATCTTTGCTACCTATGTGAGTAGCATTAGTTTTTTGGCCCTACCCGGTAAAGCTTACCAAACCAACTGGAACGGTTTTGTATTTAGCCTTTCCATACCAATAGCTTCTTACATAGCGGTGCGGTTTTTTGTCCCCCTTTACCGCGGTATTAACAGCGTTTCGGCTTATTATTATTTAGAAACCCGCTTTGGGGCTTGGGCTCGCTTATATGCATCGGCGTGTTACCTGCTCACGCAATTAGCCCGCATGGGTTCTATTATGTTTTTATTGGCCTTGCCCATGAACGCCCTTTTTGATTGGAATATTCCTGCCATTATAATCGTTACCGGCATTGGCGTTCTGGTATACTCTTTAATGGGCGGTATACAGGCAGTAATCTGGACGGACGCGATTCAAGCTATTATTTTAATTGCCGGCGCTTTGGCTTGTGCATTAGTATTGCTTTATTCCATGCCCGAAGGTCCCAGTCAAGTATTTAAAATTGCCGCGGAGCAAGATAAATTTAGCTTGGGAAGTTTAAGTTCCAGCTTGTCTGACTCTACTTTTTGGGTAATACTTGTTTACGGCTTATTTATTAATTTACAAAACTTTGGTATCGACCAAAGCTACGTGCAGCGCTATTTAACCACTAAATCTGAGAAAGATGCCAAATTCTCAACTTGGCTGGGCAGCTTACTTTATTTACCTGTTTCGGCTTTATTTTTCTTTATCGGTACAGCACTATTTGCTTACTACCAAGCCCAACCCCATTTATTACCTGCTAATCTGCAAGAACCTTCCTTGTCTGATCGGGTATTCCCTTATTTTATTGCCAATGGATTACCATCTGGGCTTACTGGTTTGTTGATTGCTTCTATTTTTGCTGCCGGAATGAGTACTATTTCCACCAGCCTGAATAGTTCTGCTACCATTATACTTACGGATTATTACCAGCGATATTTTCAGAAAAATACAAATGAAAAAACGTCGATGTGGGTACTTTATCTGGCTTCTTTAGTAATGGGTATTCTGGGAGTGATCGTCGCTTTGGCTATGTTACAGGTAAAAAGTGCCTTAGACGCTTGGTGGGCTTTGTCTTCTATTTTTAGTGGTGGTATGCTAGGCTTGTTTTTATTGGGTTACTTTTCACAAAAGGCTCGTAACCGCGATGCGCTCCTTGGAGTTATTGCAGGAGTATTGGTGATCTGTTGGATTAGCCTTTCGCCTGCTTATTTCAGAAATGATTTCTGGGCACCTTTTAAAAGTACGCTGCATCCTAATCTGGCCATTGTGTTAGGTACTACTGCCATCTTCTTAATTGGTTTTTTTACCGCGCAAATTTTTAATCGAAAAGTAAATGTTAATCTCAAAAGCAGGTAA
- a CDS encoding 3-keto-disaccharide hydrolase, producing MKKLFLPLVLFTGYFCLSLTPPKPKTIQLFNGKNFKGWQGDTLHTWRIQDGAFVGGSLTEKVPHNEFLSTTKSYSNYILKLKFKLTGSEGFINGGVQFHSQRIANPPYEMTGYQADLGKGFWASLYDESRRDKLLATADSMLVKQVLRLNDWNDYEVRTQGKQIQIFLNGKQTVNYAEEDASIPQAGLIALQTHGGGKVEVYYKDIQLTEIPKKKYSN from the coding sequence ATGAAAAAATTATTTTTACCGCTCGTTCTTTTTACTGGTTATTTTTGTCTCTCCTTAACTCCGCCTAAGCCTAAAACGATTCAATTATTTAATGGTAAAAACTTTAAGGGTTGGCAGGGCGATACCCTGCATACCTGGCGCATCCAGGATGGCGCTTTTGTAGGAGGATCACTCACCGAGAAAGTACCCCATAACGAATTTCTCAGCACCACTAAGAGCTATTCTAATTATATTTTAAAGTTAAAGTTTAAGCTTACCGGTTCAGAAGGCTTTATCAACGGGGGGGTTCAGTTTCACAGCCAACGTATTGCCAATCCACCTTATGAAATGACTGGCTACCAGGCTGACTTAGGTAAAGGTTTTTGGGCAAGTTTATACGACGAATCGCGGCGTGATAAATTACTTGCTACCGCCGACTCTATGCTGGTAAAACAAGTGCTCCGGCTAAATGACTGGAACGACTACGAAGTAAGAACCCAAGGAAAGCAAATTCAAATATTTTTAAACGGCAAACAAACGGTTAATTATGCCGAAGAAGATGCCTCTATTCCTCAGGCAGGTTTGATAGCTTTACAAACCCACGGCGGTGGAAAAGTAGAAGTGTACTATAAGGATATTCAACTGACGGAAATACCTAAAAAAAAGTACAGTAATTAA
- a CDS encoding NAD(P)-dependent oxidoreductase, translated as MKVALIGASGFVGSAVLQELVQRGHQVTAIVRNPEKVKPAENVTAVKANVLDENEVAKAVKEHDVVVNAFNPGWTNPNIYEEALQGSQAIQNGVKKSDVKRLFVVGGAGSLYVSPDTQLIDTPHFPASFKAGASAARDYLDILKKEQELEWTFLSPAIEMHQGTSGERRGTYRLGLENPVYDENNRSIISVEDMAIAIVDDLENPKHIRQRFTVGY; from the coding sequence ATGAAAGTAGCACTAATTGGAGCATCCGGCTTTGTAGGCTCGGCCGTTTTACAGGAACTGGTTCAACGAGGACATCAGGTTACGGCTATTGTCCGGAACCCAGAAAAAGTAAAACCTGCCGAAAACGTTACCGCGGTTAAAGCTAATGTTTTAGATGAGAACGAAGTGGCCAAAGCTGTTAAAGAACATGATGTAGTGGTAAATGCCTTTAATCCGGGCTGGACAAATCCGAATATCTACGAAGAAGCTTTACAAGGTTCGCAGGCCATTCAAAACGGAGTAAAAAAATCGGACGTAAAACGGTTGTTCGTAGTAGGTGGCGCGGGTAGTTTATATGTTTCTCCAGATACTCAATTAATCGATACGCCGCATTTCCCCGCCAGTTTTAAAGCCGGGGCATCTGCTGCCCGCGATTACCTAGATATCTTAAAAAAAGAACAAGAGTTAGAATGGACGTTTTTAAGCCCCGCCATTGAAATGCACCAGGGAACATCGGGCGAGCGCAGAGGCACGTACCGCCTGGGTTTAGAAAATCCGGTTTATGACGAAAATAATCGCAGCATTATTTCAGTAGAAGACATGGCTATTGCTATTGTGGATGACTTGGAAAATCCCAAACATATTCGCCAGCGGTTTACGGTTGGATATTAA
- the uvsE gene encoding UV DNA damage repair endonuclease UvsE, giving the protein MRFGYASINLTLAAQKIQVNRSMMKRTYQEKGVSYASSLALANFTDFEKVLDWNIEHKILFFRMSSDMLPWMSQYQVVDLPDFEQISKILQRCGEKAAQSGLRLTYHPGPFNVLAAQSPNVLSKTLHELDQHAVVMDLLNLPQSHYAKINIHVGGAFGDKTSALVRFADNYMRLPDNVRKRLAVENDDKANMFSVKDLIWLHEQTTIPITFDYFHHQFCTGGLSEEEALLAAVSTWPKDITPVVHYSSSKKKYEDPASVQTAHADYIYEEVNTYYQKIDIMFEAKAKELAVAKYLQDYNIKQE; this is encoded by the coding sequence ATGCGCTTTGGCTATGCTTCCATTAATTTAACTTTGGCTGCTCAAAAAATTCAGGTAAACCGTTCCATGATGAAACGGACTTACCAGGAGAAAGGAGTTTCCTATGCTTCGTCGCTGGCCCTGGCAAATTTTACTGATTTTGAAAAGGTTTTAGATTGGAATATAGAGCATAAAATTTTGTTTTTCCGGATGAGTTCGGATATGCTCCCTTGGATGAGTCAGTACCAGGTAGTGGATTTACCAGATTTCGAACAAATTAGTAAAATTTTACAGCGTTGCGGTGAAAAGGCTGCCCAAAGCGGACTTCGTTTGACCTACCATCCCGGACCGTTTAACGTTTTGGCGGCTCAGTCTCCTAATGTATTAAGTAAAACTTTGCACGAACTCGACCAGCACGCCGTGGTTATGGATTTACTAAACTTGCCGCAATCGCATTATGCCAAAATAAATATTCACGTGGGCGGCGCTTTTGGCGATAAAACCTCGGCCTTAGTCCGGTTTGCAGATAACTATATGCGCCTACCCGATAACGTCCGGAAAAGACTGGCCGTTGAAAACGACGACAAAGCCAATATGTTCAGTGTGAAGGATCTAATTTGGCTGCACGAACAAACTACTATTCCCATAACCTTTGATTATTTCCATCACCAATTTTGCACGGGTGGTTTAAGCGAAGAAGAAGCCTTATTAGCAGCCGTAAGTACATGGCCAAAAGATATAACTCCCGTTGTACATTATTCCAGCTCCAAGAAAAAGTACGAAGATCCCGCTTCCGTACAAACAGCGCATGCCGACTATATATACGAAGAAGTAAACACCTACTATCAAAAAATAGATATTATGTTCGAGGCAAAAGCGAAAGAACTAGCCGTTGCCAAATACCTGCAGGATTACAATATCAAGCAAGAATAA
- a CDS encoding dihydrodipicolinate synthase family protein has product MMKKAVLPKPLRGIIPPIITPLLDSNTLDVKSLEKLLEHILSGGVHGVFILGTTGELSSLSYRLRHEFVEHTCELVAGRVPVLVGITDTALAESIQLAQTAEKCGAAAVVAAAPYYFSLSQAELIRYYQQLADQSPLPLFLYNMPSHTKISLEPKSVKILTQHPNIIGIKDSSGNGVNFQLLQYQLKDNPDFSLLVGPEELTAEVVLLGAHGGINGGANMFPKLYVDLYEAALARDLDRLLPLHQRVMQISTNLYTVGSSQASYLQGVKCALSLMGICQNVLAEPLQPLPEKEQTIVRQYLQELNVMLPTNAAV; this is encoded by the coding sequence ATGATGAAAAAAGCTGTTCTTCCTAAACCCTTACGCGGCATTATTCCGCCCATTATTACGCCTTTACTGGATAGTAATACTCTTGATGTTAAGAGTTTAGAAAAATTGTTGGAACATATTTTAAGTGGCGGGGTACATGGGGTATTTATTTTAGGAACTACCGGCGAATTAAGTAGTTTAAGTTATCGTCTTCGCCATGAATTTGTGGAGCATACCTGCGAACTGGTAGCTGGCCGGGTACCTGTTTTAGTAGGCATCACCGATACTGCTTTGGCCGAAAGTATCCAATTAGCTCAAACAGCCGAAAAGTGCGGGGCAGCCGCAGTAGTGGCAGCCGCGCCTTATTATTTTAGTTTAAGTCAGGCGGAGTTAATTCGTTATTACCAGCAACTGGCCGATCAGTCGCCATTGCCTTTGTTTTTGTACAACATGCCCTCGCACACCAAAATTTCGCTAGAGCCAAAATCGGTAAAAATTCTGACGCAGCATCCTAATATAATAGGCATAAAAGATAGTTCCGGCAACGGGGTAAACTTTCAACTACTGCAATATCAATTAAAAGATAATCCGGATTTTTCGTTGCTCGTTGGCCCGGAAGAATTAACCGCTGAAGTAGTACTACTGGGAGCACACGGGGGCATTAACGGTGGCGCGAATATGTTTCCGAAGTTGTACGTAGACTTATACGAAGCCGCGCTTGCCCGCGATCTGGACCGTTTGCTGCCTTTGCACCAGCGGGTAATGCAAATAAGCACTAACTTATATACGGTAGGTAGCTCGCAAGCCAGTTATTTGCAAGGAGTAAAATGTGCTCTGTCTTTAATGGGTATTTGCCAAAATGTTTTAGCTGAGCCTCTTCAACCACTTCCAGAGAAAGAACAAACTATTGTTCGGCAATACTTGCAAGAACTGAATGTGATGCTACCCACCAACGCAGCCGTATGA